In Luteimonas sp. MC1750, the following proteins share a genomic window:
- a CDS encoding NAD(P)-dependent oxidoreductase — translation MATLAGKTLFITGASRGIGLAIALRAARDGANVAIAAKSDVPNPSLPGTIHSAAQAVTEAGGQGLALKCDIREEDQVRAAVAATVDTFGGIDILVNNASAIWLRGTLDTPMKRFDLMQQVNSRGSFLCAQACLPYLLEAPNPHILTLAPPPSLDPKWWGPHTGYTLAKMGMSFVTLGLAAEFGPKGVAVNALWPRTIIATDALNMIPGVEPGNGRRPEIMADAAHAVLVREAKGFSGRFLIDDEVLAEAGITDMDPYAVDPAGRLLPDLFLD, via the coding sequence ATGGCCACCCTCGCCGGCAAGACCCTTTTCATCACCGGTGCCTCGCGCGGCATCGGGCTCGCGATCGCGCTGCGCGCCGCGCGCGACGGCGCCAACGTCGCCATCGCCGCCAAGTCCGACGTGCCCAATCCGAGCCTGCCGGGCACCATCCACAGCGCCGCCCAGGCCGTCACCGAAGCCGGCGGCCAGGGCCTGGCGCTGAAGTGCGACATCCGCGAGGAGGACCAGGTGCGCGCGGCAGTGGCGGCCACGGTCGACACGTTCGGCGGCATCGACATCCTGGTCAACAACGCCAGCGCGATCTGGCTGCGCGGCACGCTGGACACGCCGATGAAGCGCTTCGACCTGATGCAGCAGGTCAACTCGCGCGGCAGCTTCCTGTGCGCGCAGGCCTGTCTGCCCTACCTGCTGGAGGCCCCCAACCCGCACATCCTGACGTTGGCGCCGCCGCCGTCGCTCGACCCGAAGTGGTGGGGACCGCACACCGGCTACACGCTGGCGAAGATGGGCATGAGCTTCGTGACCCTGGGCCTGGCCGCGGAGTTCGGGCCGAAGGGCGTGGCGGTGAACGCGCTGTGGCCGCGCACCATCATCGCGACGGACGCGCTGAACATGATTCCCGGCGTCGAGCCCGGCAACGGACGCCGCCCGGAGATCATGGCCGACGCCGCGCATGCCGTCCTGGTGCGCGAGGCGAAGGGATTCAGCGGCCGCTTCCTGATCGACGACGAGGTGCTGGCGGAGGCCGGCATCACCGACATGGACCCGTACGCCGTGGACCCTGCCGGCCGGCTGCTGCCGGACCTGTTCCTGGACTGA
- a CDS encoding bifunctional DedA family/phosphatase PAP2 family protein codes for MAAAIIAAVSAWFDSLVAWIGAHPVAAGVAVFLIAFCDAVIILGAIVPALPMLFAIGVLIGLGEISGPYAVACAAAGAFLGDASSYWIGHRWGPQLRATWPFSKYPQLLERAELLFRRNETKGIFIARYVGPVRPFVPAIAGMSRMPLRRYLPASLIAAVTWAVLFLAPGWMFGEAYEAVAAVADRLALVVGALLAAIALAWALVLYTYRWFANHADALLARALRWTRDHPRLGRYGAALISPNRPESASLALLAACLLAIGVAWFTLLATMLARGGPLALDLRIHEAMYALRNPLADRLMAALASIGDPVVLALPIALSTLWLLWRRRWMAAAHWLAALAFGLVLTAALEAAIDMPRPPTALSGFGFPAVGLTMTTITFGFFAVLIARELPGRQRVWPYLVSGAVVAILGFARLYLGAHWLTDLVGGMLLGVAWLLALGIAYRRHVARSFWMRPLAALFYGAFMVAALWHAPRAVDPLLERFAPTPPPANIDIDTWWQDGWAELPWQRNERDASRRWPLDVQVAGPLAPIERHLASRGWTTQPQADWRDTLLLLDDDISALQQKVLPATLGASAEALLMRRTLEDGRIIVLRLWRAPRQPRDGGLLWIGTAQTLTHARPFDLFGLWSPEADASGAYALLREDLAGLEQREDPHPASGEPVLRLRTPRIPGTAR; via the coding sequence ATGGCGGCTGCCATAATCGCGGCGGTGAGTGCCTGGTTCGACAGCCTCGTTGCCTGGATCGGCGCCCATCCCGTGGCCGCCGGCGTGGCCGTATTCCTCATCGCCTTCTGCGACGCCGTGATCATCCTCGGCGCCATCGTGCCCGCGCTGCCGATGCTGTTCGCGATCGGGGTGCTGATCGGGCTGGGCGAGATCTCGGGGCCGTACGCCGTCGCCTGCGCCGCCGCCGGCGCCTTCCTGGGCGACGCCAGCAGCTACTGGATCGGCCATCGCTGGGGACCGCAGCTGCGCGCGACCTGGCCGTTCAGCAAGTATCCGCAGCTGCTCGAGCGGGCCGAACTGCTGTTCCGGCGCAACGAGACCAAGGGCATCTTCATCGCGCGCTACGTCGGCCCGGTGCGCCCCTTCGTGCCGGCGATCGCCGGCATGTCGCGGATGCCGCTGCGGCGCTACCTGCCGGCAAGCCTGATCGCCGCGGTCACCTGGGCCGTGCTGTTCCTCGCCCCGGGCTGGATGTTCGGCGAAGCCTACGAGGCCGTGGCCGCGGTGGCCGACCGCCTGGCCCTGGTGGTCGGGGCGCTGCTGGCCGCCATCGCGCTGGCCTGGGCGCTGGTGCTCTACACCTACCGCTGGTTCGCCAACCATGCCGACGCCCTGCTCGCCCGCGCCCTGCGCTGGACCCGCGACCACCCGCGCCTGGGCCGCTACGGCGCCGCGCTGATTTCCCCCAACCGCCCGGAGTCGGCCTCGCTGGCGCTGCTGGCGGCCTGCCTGCTGGCGATCGGCGTGGCCTGGTTCACCCTGCTGGCGACGATGCTGGCGCGCGGCGGGCCGCTGGCACTCGACCTGCGCATCCACGAGGCGATGTACGCGCTGCGCAACCCGCTCGCCGACCGGCTGATGGCGGCGCTGGCCTCGATCGGCGACCCGGTGGTGCTGGCGCTGCCGATCGCGCTGTCCACGCTGTGGCTGCTGTGGCGGCGGCGCTGGATGGCGGCGGCGCACTGGCTCGCGGCGCTGGCCTTCGGCCTGGTGCTGACCGCGGCGCTGGAGGCGGCGATCGACATGCCGCGTCCGCCGACCGCGCTGAGCGGCTTCGGCTTCCCGGCGGTCGGGCTGACCATGACCACGATCACCTTCGGCTTCTTCGCCGTGCTGATCGCGCGCGAACTGCCGGGGCGCCAGCGCGTCTGGCCCTACCTGGTGTCGGGCGCCGTGGTCGCCATCCTCGGCTTCGCGCGGCTGTACCTGGGCGCGCACTGGCTGACCGACCTGGTCGGCGGCATGCTGCTGGGCGTCGCCTGGCTGCTGGCCCTGGGCATCGCCTACCGCCGCCACGTCGCGCGCTCGTTCTGGATGCGGCCGCTGGCGGCGCTGTTCTACGGGGCGTTCATGGTGGCGGCGCTGTGGCATGCGCCACGCGCCGTGGATCCCCTGCTCGAGCGCTTCGCGCCCACGCCGCCGCCGGCCAACATCGACATCGACACCTGGTGGCAGGATGGCTGGGCGGAGCTGCCCTGGCAGCGCAACGAGCGCGACGCCAGCCGGCGCTGGCCGCTGGACGTCCAGGTGGCAGGGCCGCTGGCGCCGATCGAACGGCACCTGGCATCCCGTGGCTGGACCACCCAGCCGCAGGCCGACTGGCGGGACACCCTGCTGCTGCTCGACGACGACATCTCCGCGCTGCAGCAGAAGGTGCTGCCGGCCACGCTCGGCGCCAGCGCCGAAGCGCTGCTGATGCGCCGAACGCTCGAGGACGGGCGCATCATCGTGCTGCGCCTGTGGCGCGCGCCGCGCCAGCCGCGCGACGGCGGACTGCTGTGGATCGGCACCGCGCAGACGCTGACACACGCGCGGCCGTTCGACCTGTTCGGACTGTGGTCGCCGGAGGCGGATGCCAGCGGCGCGTACGCCCTGCTGCGCGAGGACCTGGCGGGACTGGAGCAGCGCGAGGACCCGCATCCGGCGTCCGGCGAGCCCGTGTTGCGCCTGCGGACGCCGCGCATTCCCGGGACCGCGCGCTAG
- the hemL gene encoding glutamate-1-semialdehyde 2,1-aminomutase: MKHEHSEALFARATTLIPGGVNSPVRAFKSVGGEPFFVERADGAYLHDVDGNRYVDYVGSWGPMIVGHNHPRVRDAVADAIGRGLSYGAPCAAEVTMAETLTRLVPSCEMVRMVNSGTEATLSAIRLARGATGRQRIVKFEGCYHGHGDSFLVKAGSGMLTLGVPTSPGVPAGLSELTTTISYNDFDGATQLFDDIGGEIAAVIIEPVVGNANCLPPREGYLQHLRELCTKHGALLIFDEVMTGFRVALGGAQARYGVVPDLTTFGKIIGGGMPVGAYGGRRDLLEQIAPAGPIYQAGTLSGNPVAMAAGLAMLELVQEPGFHDRLEQTTNLLCDGFEDAARAAGVPLTTNRVGAMFGLFFTDRKVDTYADATACDTAAFNRFFHAMLERGVFLAPSAYEAGFVSSAHTGDVVEATLVAARDAFRVVAAG, from the coding sequence ATGAAACACGAACACTCCGAGGCCCTTTTCGCCCGCGCCACGACGCTGATCCCCGGCGGCGTCAATTCACCGGTGCGCGCGTTCAAGTCGGTGGGCGGGGAACCGTTCTTCGTCGAACGTGCCGACGGCGCGTACCTGCATGACGTCGACGGCAACCGCTACGTCGACTACGTCGGGTCCTGGGGACCGATGATCGTCGGCCACAACCATCCCCGCGTGCGCGACGCGGTGGCGGACGCGATCGGCCGCGGGCTGTCGTACGGCGCGCCCTGCGCCGCCGAGGTCACGATGGCCGAGACCCTCACCCGCCTGGTGCCGTCCTGCGAGATGGTGCGCATGGTCAACTCGGGCACCGAGGCCACGCTGTCGGCGATCCGCCTCGCGCGCGGCGCCACCGGCCGCCAGCGCATCGTCAAGTTCGAGGGCTGCTACCACGGCCATGGCGACTCGTTCCTGGTCAAGGCCGGCAGCGGCATGCTGACCCTGGGCGTTCCGACCTCGCCCGGCGTGCCGGCCGGCCTCAGCGAACTCACCACGACCATCAGCTACAACGATTTCGACGGTGCGACGCAGCTGTTCGACGACATCGGCGGCGAGATCGCGGCGGTGATCATCGAGCCCGTCGTCGGCAACGCCAACTGCCTGCCTCCGCGCGAGGGCTACCTGCAGCATCTGCGCGAGCTGTGCACGAAGCACGGCGCGCTGCTGATCTTCGACGAGGTGATGACCGGCTTCCGGGTCGCGCTGGGCGGGGCGCAGGCGCGCTATGGCGTCGTGCCCGACCTCACCACCTTCGGCAAGATCATCGGCGGCGGCATGCCGGTCGGCGCCTATGGTGGCCGCCGCGACCTGCTGGAGCAGATCGCACCCGCCGGCCCGATCTACCAGGCCGGCACGCTCAGCGGCAATCCGGTGGCCATGGCCGCGGGGCTGGCGATGCTGGAACTGGTCCAGGAACCCGGCTTCCACGACCGGCTGGAACAGACGACCAACCTGCTCTGCGACGGCTTCGAGGACGCCGCCCGGGCGGCCGGCGTGCCGCTGACCACCAACCGCGTCGGCGCGATGTTCGGTCTGTTCTTCACCGACCGGAAGGTCGACACCTACGCCGACGCCACCGCCTGCGACACCGCGGCGTTCAACCGCTTCTTCCACGCGATGCTGGAGCGCGGCGTGTTCCTGGCGCCATCGGCGTACGAAGCCGGCTTCGTCTCCAGCGCCCACACCGGGGACGTGGTGGAGGCGACGCTGGTCGCCGCGCGAGACGCGTTCCGGGTGGTCGCCGCGGGGTGA
- a CDS encoding DUF192 domain-containing protein, with product MRALGLYLTLLCASALATACAGDEPWVEVGGERFTVEVANDNASRARGLMFRDALADGHGMLFIHDQEERQAYWMKNTRIPLDILYFDGSLRLVSQQRDVPPCSAGDRCPPYPSNAPALYVLELNAGEARRLGLRDGTVMELAPAIAAQR from the coding sequence ATGCGTGCACTTGGCCTCTACCTCACTCTGCTGTGCGCGAGCGCGCTGGCGACCGCATGCGCAGGCGACGAGCCCTGGGTCGAGGTGGGCGGCGAGCGCTTCACCGTGGAAGTCGCCAACGACAACGCCTCGAGGGCGCGCGGGCTGATGTTCCGCGATGCGCTCGCGGACGGACACGGCATGCTGTTCATCCACGACCAGGAGGAGCGACAGGCCTACTGGATGAAGAACACGCGGATTCCGCTCGACATCCTGTACTTCGACGGGTCGCTGCGGCTCGTGTCGCAGCAGCGCGACGTGCCGCCGTGCTCGGCCGGCGACCGCTGCCCGCCCTACCCCAGCAATGCACCGGCGCTGTACGTCCTGGAGCTGAATGCAGGGGAAGCGCGGCGGCTGGGGCTGCGCGACGGGACGGTCATGGAGCTGGCCCCGGCAATCGCCGCGCAGCGCTGA
- a CDS encoding cell division protein ZapA, producing the protein MSEPKAVSIRVLDREYTVGVGTGEVDGLMAAARLLDTRMREVRGANRMAAIDRVAVLAALNLAHELDQLKRESEQRDRQIARTLASLQARVDALLDV; encoded by the coding sequence GTGAGCGAACCCAAGGCCGTCAGCATCCGCGTGCTCGACCGCGAATACACCGTGGGCGTGGGCACCGGCGAAGTCGACGGCCTGATGGCCGCCGCGCGCCTTCTCGACACGCGCATGCGCGAAGTGCGCGGGGCCAACCGCATGGCGGCGATCGACCGTGTGGCGGTGCTGGCCGCGCTCAACCTCGCGCACGAGCTCGACCAGCTCAAGCGCGAGAGCGAACAGCGCGATCGCCAGATCGCACGCACGCTGGCATCGCTTCAGGCCCGGGTCGACGCCCTGCTCGATGTCTGA
- a CDS encoding serine/threonine protein kinase, giving the protein MDHEGSVEVAALKADSFGRIALMRDGGGLCFVRRDLRHVPAWLRLPAWWLARREARGLQAVAGMADVPQLLRWDGRVLDRSYMAGHAMYQRPPHGDLDYFRRARRLLQQLHRHGVAHNDLAKEANWLVLEDGRPALIDFQLAVRGRPRSRWMRLLAREDLRHLLKHKRTYCPGSITPVERRVLKRTSWLRDAWFATGKPVYRVVTRRILKWEDNEGQGPKP; this is encoded by the coding sequence ATGGATCACGAGGGTTCAGTCGAAGTCGCGGCGCTGAAGGCGGACAGCTTCGGACGCATCGCGCTGATGCGCGACGGCGGCGGCCTGTGTTTCGTGCGCCGCGACCTGCGCCACGTGCCGGCCTGGCTGCGCCTGCCGGCGTGGTGGCTGGCGCGACGCGAGGCGCGTGGACTGCAGGCCGTGGCCGGGATGGCCGACGTGCCGCAGCTGCTGCGCTGGGACGGGCGCGTGCTCGACCGCAGCTACATGGCCGGCCATGCGATGTACCAGCGACCGCCGCACGGGGACCTCGACTACTTCCGGCGTGCGCGGCGGCTGCTGCAGCAGCTGCACCGGCACGGCGTGGCCCACAACGACCTCGCCAAGGAAGCCAACTGGCTGGTGCTGGAGGATGGCCGGCCCGCGCTGATCGACTTCCAGCTGGCGGTGCGCGGCCGGCCGCGGTCGCGCTGGATGCGCCTGCTGGCACGCGAGGACCTGCGCCACCTGCTCAAGCACAAGCGGACCTACTGTCCCGGGTCGATCACCCCGGTCGAGCGGCGGGTGCTGAAGCGCACCTCGTGGCTGCGCGACGCCTGGTTTGCCACCGGAAAGCCGGTCTACCGGGTGGTGACGCGGCGCATCCTCAAATGGGAAGACAACGAGGGGCAGGGACCGAAGCCCTGA
- the thiE gene encoding thiamine phosphate synthase, translated as MGEHAAAESPRRIRRGLYLLTPDECDTPRLLDRVAAVIDHASLLQYRNKRADAALADAQVAALLPLCRAHGVPLLVNDDWRLAASHGTDGAHLGERDGDLAMARAVLGARAILGASCYDSLELAQSAAAAGASYVAFGACFPSPTKPQARRAAPALLHDARALGLPVVAIGGITPDNAPRVVEAGADLVAVISGVFDAPDPVQAARAYLRAFDEVPGRSPDTSDGSAPTA; from the coding sequence ATGGGCGAACATGCCGCCGCCGAGTCGCCGCGCCGCATCCGGCGCGGGCTCTACCTGCTGACGCCGGACGAATGCGATACGCCGCGCCTGCTCGACCGCGTGGCCGCGGTGATCGACCATGCATCGCTGCTCCAGTACCGCAACAAGCGCGCGGACGCGGCGCTGGCGGATGCACAGGTGGCCGCGCTGCTGCCGCTGTGCAGGGCACATGGCGTGCCCCTGCTGGTGAACGACGACTGGCGCCTGGCCGCCAGCCACGGCACCGATGGCGCCCACCTGGGCGAGCGTGACGGCGACCTGGCCATGGCGCGTGCCGTCCTGGGGGCCCGGGCGATCCTGGGAGCCTCCTGCTACGACAGCCTGGAGCTGGCGCAGTCCGCCGCCGCGGCAGGCGCCAGCTATGTCGCGTTCGGCGCCTGCTTCCCATCCCCGACCAAGCCACAGGCGCGCCGCGCGGCACCCGCCCTGCTGCACGACGCACGCGCCCTCGGCCTGCCGGTGGTGGCCATCGGTGGCATCACGCCGGACAATGCACCACGCGTGGTCGAGGCCGGCGCCGACCTCGTGGCAGTGATCAGCGGCGTGTTCGACGCGCCGGATCCGGTCCAGGCAGCACGCGCCTACCTCCGGGCCTTCGACGAAGTCCCGGGCCGGTCGCCGGACACGTCGGACGGCTCCGCACCCACCGCCTGA
- a CDS encoding EVE domain-containing protein: MSTGKRKRYWLMKSEPEDFSIDDLERVGTEPWTGVRNYQARNFMRDGMQPGDGVLFYHSNCDVPGIYGIAEVAGTAYPDPTQFNRKSKYFDAKASPEEPRWMLVDVGFVRKLRAPVTLAAIRERADALGEEFALIRKGTRLSVLPVTAAQWKILLAMEPK; encoded by the coding sequence ATGAGCACTGGCAAGCGCAAGCGTTACTGGCTGATGAAGTCCGAGCCCGAGGACTTCTCCATCGACGACCTCGAGCGCGTCGGGACCGAACCCTGGACGGGCGTGCGCAACTACCAGGCGCGCAACTTCATGCGTGATGGCATGCAGCCGGGCGACGGCGTGCTGTTCTACCACTCCAACTGCGACGTGCCGGGCATCTACGGCATCGCCGAAGTCGCCGGTACCGCCTATCCGGATCCCACCCAGTTCAATCGCAAGTCGAAGTACTTCGACGCCAAGGCATCCCCCGAGGAACCGCGCTGGATGCTGGTCGACGTCGGCTTCGTGCGCAAGCTTCGGGCGCCGGTGACGCTTGCGGCGATCCGCGAGCGCGCCGATGCGCTCGGCGAGGAGTTCGCCCTGATCCGCAAGGGCACCCGCCTGTCCGTGCTGCCGGTCACCGCCGCGCAGTGGAAGATCCTGTTGGCCATGGAGCCGAAATGA
- a CDS encoding TIGR02449 family protein: MDTDDVLAQLQRLSERFDELAARTRRLAEENRSLRLQHDHVSGERSQLLAKNEQARSRVEAMIARLKSLEQHT, encoded by the coding sequence ATGGACACCGACGACGTGCTCGCCCAGCTGCAGCGGCTCTCCGAACGCTTCGACGAGCTGGCTGCGCGCACCCGCAGGCTGGCCGAGGAGAATCGCAGCCTGCGCCTGCAGCACGACCATGTGTCGGGGGAGCGCTCGCAGCTGCTGGCCAAGAATGAACAGGCACGCAGCCGCGTCGAGGCGATGATCGCGCGTCTGAAGTCGCTGGAGCAGCACACGTGA
- the rpiA gene encoding ribose-5-phosphate isomerase RpiA has translation MSDAKRLAGEKAIEYVEDGMVVGVGTGSTVAYFIDALAGMRDRIAGAVSSSEQSTERLRGHGIEVLDLNACGPIPLYVDGADECDPGKRLIKGGGAALTREKIIAEAAATFVCIIDPSKEVDTLGRFPLPVEVIPMARSLVAREILAMTGGQPVWRQGTVTDNGNWVLDIHGLAISDPVVVERAINQIPGVVAVGLFARRPADVVIVGGPAPRVR, from the coding sequence ATGAGCGACGCCAAGCGCCTGGCCGGCGAAAAGGCCATCGAATACGTCGAAGACGGCATGGTGGTCGGCGTGGGCACCGGTTCCACGGTGGCCTATTTCATCGATGCGCTGGCGGGCATGCGTGATCGCATCGCCGGTGCCGTTTCGAGCTCGGAGCAGAGCACGGAGCGCCTGCGTGGCCATGGCATCGAGGTCCTGGACCTCAACGCCTGCGGCCCGATCCCCCTCTACGTCGACGGCGCCGACGAGTGCGATCCCGGCAAGCGCCTGATCAAGGGCGGCGGGGCAGCCCTCACCCGCGAAAAGATCATCGCCGAGGCGGCCGCCACCTTCGTTTGCATCATCGATCCGTCCAAGGAAGTCGACACGCTCGGGCGCTTCCCGCTTCCGGTCGAGGTGATTCCGATGGCCCGCAGCCTGGTCGCGCGCGAGATCCTCGCCATGACCGGAGGCCAGCCGGTCTGGCGCCAGGGCACGGTAACCGACAACGGCAACTGGGTGCTCGACATCCACGGCCTGGCGATCAGCGACCCGGTGGTCGTCGAACGCGCGATCAACCAGATTCCGGGCGTCGTGGCCGTGGGACTGTTCGCCCGCCGGCCGGCCGACGTGGTGATCGTGGGCGGCCCGGCGCCCCGGGTCCGCTGA
- a CDS encoding rubredoxin, with translation MNDSTTALRTWMCVVCGFIYDEALGLPEEGIAPGTRWEDVPDTWTCPDCGVTKDDFEMMVV, from the coding sequence ATGAACGACTCCACCACCGCCCTCCGCACCTGGATGTGCGTCGTCTGCGGTTTCATCTACGACGAAGCCCTCGGGCTGCCCGAAGAGGGCATCGCCCCGGGCACGCGCTGGGAGGACGTCCCGGACACCTGGACCTGTCCCGACTGCGGCGTGACCAAGGATGACTTCGAGATGATGGTGGTCTGA
- a CDS encoding 5-formyltetrahydrofolate cyclo-ligase produces the protein MSAGRVGLRRQLRELRRDVPAAARIGAAGGLAAQLLAQPLAPGSRVAGYWAADGEIPLHVWQLRLSPDVTYCLPVLHEDGCLRFAPWNAGEPVQPNRYGIPEPVVDPAALLSPESLDLVVVPLVGFDHRCHRLGMGGGWYDRSFAFRQHRPAPPRLVGAAFAFQQVDGALPSKDWDVQLDAVCTDLSTLSRAP, from the coding sequence TTGAGCGCCGGGCGGGTCGGTCTCCGTCGACAGCTGCGCGAACTCCGGCGCGACGTGCCCGCAGCCGCGCGCATCGGCGCCGCCGGCGGACTCGCGGCCCAGCTCCTTGCGCAGCCGCTCGCACCTGGATCCCGCGTCGCGGGTTACTGGGCCGCCGACGGCGAGATCCCGCTGCATGTCTGGCAGCTGCGGCTTTCGCCCGACGTCACCTACTGTCTTCCGGTCCTGCATGAGGACGGCTGCCTGCGGTTCGCACCGTGGAACGCCGGCGAGCCCGTGCAGCCGAACCGCTATGGCATTCCGGAGCCCGTCGTGGACCCGGCTGCGTTGCTGTCGCCCGAATCCCTGGACCTGGTCGTCGTGCCGCTGGTGGGCTTCGACCACCGCTGCCACCGGCTCGGCATGGGGGGCGGCTGGTACGATCGCAGCTTCGCGTTCCGCCAGCACCGACCCGCGCCGCCGCGCCTGGTCGGCGCCGCGTTCGCGTTCCAGCAGGTCGATGGAGCACTGCCCAGCAAGGACTGGGACGTGCAGCTCGACGCCGTCTGCACCGACCTTTCCACCCTTTCACGAGCACCATGA
- a CDS encoding HAD-IA family hydrolase — protein sequence MKPRIRQLLLDFDGVLARYDHRRRLAYLATHAGCEPARVDAALFASGLEAEYDSGRVDTGGYLERLGGALACRVDHEAWAAARLAGTVADAQALACLDAVDASVALGVLTNNGALMQDLIPRIVAPLSARLVDTVLVSGTLGMRKPDPRVFERALGLLGWDARSTLFIDDTFANVQGARKAGLHADTAGDARALRRVLVRYRLA from the coding sequence GTGAAGCCGCGCATCCGCCAGCTGCTGCTCGATTTCGACGGCGTGCTCGCACGCTACGACCACCGGCGGCGCCTGGCGTACCTGGCCACGCACGCCGGCTGCGAGCCGGCACGCGTGGACGCGGCGCTGTTCGCCTCCGGGCTGGAAGCGGAATACGACAGCGGGCGGGTCGACACCGGCGGCTACCTTGAACGGCTCGGCGGCGCGCTGGCCTGCCGCGTGGACCACGAGGCGTGGGCCGCCGCGCGGCTCGCCGGCACCGTGGCCGATGCGCAGGCGCTGGCCTGCCTCGACGCGGTCGACGCGTCCGTCGCGCTGGGCGTGCTGACCAACAACGGCGCGCTGATGCAGGACCTGATCCCGCGCATCGTCGCGCCGCTGTCGGCGCGGCTCGTGGATACGGTCCTGGTCAGCGGCACCCTGGGCATGCGCAAACCCGATCCGCGCGTCTTCGAGCGCGCGCTTGGCCTGCTCGGCTGGGACGCCCGCAGCACGCTGTTCATCGACGACACGTTCGCCAACGTGCAGGGCGCGCGCAAGGCCGGGCTGCATGCCGACACCGCAGGCGACGCGCGCGCGCTGCGTCGCGTCCTGGTCCGCTACCGCTTGGCCTGA
- a CDS encoding acetylornithine transaminase yields MASVHDLLAIGRDHYLPVYRQRALVLERGQGARVWDSEGRDYIDFSAGIAVCSLGHGDPDLVAALVEQAGRLWHTSNVFHSEPPLRLAQELVDASRFAERVFLCNSGTEANEAAIKLVRKWATAQGREPARRVIVTFRGSFHGRTLAAVTATAQPKYQAGYEPLPGGFRHVDFNDVDVLEAAMAGGDVAAVMLEPIQGEGGVLPAAPGFLQAVRALCDRHGALLVLDEIQSGMGRTGQLFAHWHDGVVPDVVTLAKALGGGFPIGAMLVGPKAADAMQFGDHGTTFGGNPLAAAVARVALRKLASPAIIANVARQEAALRAGLEAINAELGLFSGVRGRGLMLGAVLAPAHAGRAGDILDLAAAEGLLMLQAGPDVLRFVPALSISDEELAEGLARLRTALASMAR; encoded by the coding sequence ATGGCGTCCGTCCACGACCTGCTGGCCATCGGCCGCGACCATTATCTGCCGGTCTACCGCCAGCGGGCGCTGGTGCTCGAGCGCGGGCAGGGCGCCCGGGTCTGGGACAGCGAGGGCCGCGACTACATCGACTTCTCCGCCGGCATCGCGGTCTGCAGCCTGGGGCACGGCGATCCCGACCTGGTCGCGGCCCTGGTCGAGCAGGCCGGCCGGCTCTGGCACACCAGCAACGTCTTCCACAGCGAGCCGCCGCTGCGGCTGGCGCAGGAGCTGGTGGACGCCTCGCGCTTCGCCGAACGGGTGTTCCTGTGCAACTCCGGCACCGAGGCCAACGAGGCCGCGATCAAGCTGGTGCGCAAGTGGGCCACCGCCCAGGGCCGCGAGCCCGCGCGGCGGGTGATCGTCACCTTCCGCGGCAGCTTCCACGGCCGCACCCTGGCCGCGGTCACCGCGACCGCGCAGCCGAAATACCAGGCCGGCTACGAGCCGCTGCCCGGTGGCTTCCGCCATGTCGACTTCAACGACGTGGACGTGCTGGAGGCCGCGATGGCCGGCGGCGACGTGGCCGCGGTCATGCTCGAACCGATCCAGGGCGAGGGAGGCGTGCTGCCGGCCGCGCCGGGTTTCCTGCAGGCGGTGCGCGCGCTGTGCGATCGCCACGGCGCGCTGCTGGTGCTGGACGAGATCCAGAGCGGCATGGGACGCACCGGACAGCTGTTCGCGCACTGGCACGACGGCGTGGTTCCGGACGTGGTGACCCTGGCCAAGGCCCTGGGTGGCGGATTTCCGATCGGCGCGATGCTGGTGGGGCCGAAGGCGGCGGATGCCATGCAGTTCGGCGACCACGGCACGACCTTCGGCGGCAACCCGCTCGCGGCGGCGGTGGCGCGCGTGGCGCTGCGCAAGCTGGCGTCGCCGGCGATCATCGCCAACGTGGCGCGCCAGGAAGCCGCGCTGCGCGCCGGCCTGGAGGCGATCAACGCCGAGCTCGGCCTGTTCTCCGGCGTGCGCGGCCGGGGACTGATGCTGGGCGCGGTCCTGGCGCCCGCGCATGCGGGGCGCGCCGGCGACATCCTCGACCTGGCCGCGGCGGAAGGGCTGCTGATGCTGCAGGCGGGTCCGGACGTGCTGCGCTTCGTGCCGGCACTGAGCATCAGCGACGAAGAGCTGGCGGAAGGCCTCGCGCGGCTGCGCACGGCGCTTGCATCGATGGCGCGCTGA